CTAAAAATGCCATCGCTTCTTGCACCAAGGCCATCAATCGTTTATAACCGCGGCGTTGAGTATTTCCATGGCGCTTCCCGGGGCTCTCTCCAGGGACTGATCTGCGCTCACTCGCACCCCGACGGCCCCGGATCTGCCAAGTCATGCTGCCCTTGCAGGCGCTGCCGCCCTCCCCTCCCGCCGCGTCCGCTCGCGAGATCCGCGCTGCTATAAAgggggcggcgcggcggggctgcggcaCTCCGGGCCGAGCCGAGCCGCTGCAGTCGTGTGTGCGGGACCGGTCTGCGCTCCGAGTGAGTGTGCGGCGCCGCGGGGCTTGCTGGGGGCTTTGCACAGTGtttagagtttttttttttttagtttcattttatttttatgtgggTTTTGTTActgttttgggtgggttttttgttcgCTTTCCCCTCCCCCTCTGCGCAGTTGCGCCCTTGAGCGAGGCGCGTAGGGCGAGCCCTTTCTCCCCGCGTCCCGCTCCCGAGGGATCGCGCTGCTGCGGCTGCCGCCTGCACCGCCGTGTTCAGTTTCCCTGGTGTTGGTGTGGCCTTTTTTTGGCGGGCAGAGCGAGCAGATAAGCCTTTCCAACGCTCGGGCCTTTATCAGCGCTGCGCGGGGAGGAGCCGCGGGGAGGGCCCGCGGGGCAGCGCTCGGAGCGCCTGTAGGGAGCCGAGCGGCCCCTTCCCCGACAAGCGAGGTTGCATCTCGCTTCTAAGCcttaaaaacacccaaacctGAGCGCCGGCTCGGGAACATGCAGGGAGTGGCTCCCCTGTCCCAGAGCGGTGTAGGGGCGATCCGGGCGGGGAAGGTTTGGAGGCCCCCTCGGAGCCCCTTGGGTGCCACGCGTGCCGCGGTCCGTGCGCGATGCCCGCGGTTCGGTACCGCGCCCCGGCTGCGGTGGCCTGACCGCATTTTTGCGACAGTCTGAAGGTGGGAGTGGAAGGCTGATGGTGCGTTTTGAAACGGCCTTTCGCTTTTGTTCAAGCCACCCTAAAGGTATGAAATAGCTCATTCAAGAGAGCGGGCCTGGCTCATTATAATTGCAGTTTGAAGATAATTGAGGCCGTCTGCGGCTATGAACAACAAAGATACTCTGGCCGGATTCGAGTGTATTTGATTTAAGGTGCTCATTGTACTGTCCTCCGGAATGAAAGGAAGTAACAATGATTCTGTGGTCTGCTCCTCTGCGGGTTAGGAAATGCTGTGGCTAAAAATCCGAGCAGAACACGCGCTGACCCCACAAGGAGTAGCAGAAGGGTTGGCGGGTCACAGCGGGTGCTCTGAGGAAAGCACACGGCTCTCTTGAAAGTGTGAGGCAACCAAGGACTCCTGCAACACTAAAAAATTCTAGTGTTACCAGAGAAAGGGGCAATAACTTGTAATTTAGAAAGGGGAAGTATCAAAGAGCAGTCTGACCTTGAATACCTAGTGAAGTACTCCAGAGGATTGCTGATGGAACAAATATAGAAGGACTGGCATAGTACTGAGCAAAAGGATAACCTTGAACTTGGATAACAGAAAATAATGTAATTCAGTGATAAAAATGTGGGGTCATGCACTCCAGGCCGAGCAGCTCTTGCTTATAAGATAAAACTTGCTAGTTGGAGGCATCTCAGATAAATACTGTGCTGTTGCTGTTCCCGTGTCCCTCTTGCAGAATTGCACTTTGAGAATCTGCATTGGTGGGTACAGCATTCCTGATGtcctcctgccaggctgcttcaCTGCATCCTATAAACGATCTCTAGTCCTGGCCACCACATTCTCTCCCAGTCTGCTGCAGTTAAAGACTAAAAACCCTTGGATGAGCGTGGGGATAAGGAGCTTTGTTGCACAGTTAGAAATGCTGAATGTGTGGGTGCTTCTCAAAATGAAAACTGAGAGGTGGATCGTTACTGTCAGGGTGTGTGAGAGAAACCTCCAAAAGCAAAACCATTGCTAAAAAGGCTAGGTGTGGGTTCAAAGCTAAGTAATTGACTTGTGGGCTAGTTCTCTAGGAAAAAATAGCTGGCAAGGCAGAGGGAGCCATGAAATGAGGTGCTCTCAACCTTTTTTAGAACGAACTTGGTGCCTTGCAGACACAACTTGGAACAATCCTTGGCTCTTGGCTTTCCTTAGCAACATGAGACTCATGCTAACCTTTGAGGTGTTTTTTTATCTCTGAGGAAGCCTGTGCTGCAGTCTGTAGAACAAAGTGAAATAAACTTTAAGAATATTTTGTGATCTGCAGAAATTAGGTTTGTAGAGATACCTATTTGAAAGATTATGCTCTGGAAGTCTAAGGAGTTATACTGCACTCCCAGACTGAGCAGAAATATTGCACAGGATGTATTACACATGACAAGCTTTTGGGGCAGACAGCCAGAAGTAGCATTCTCTTGTCCTTGTGTacccttttattatttttcaatagACTTAAGGGGGAAGCAACCTGGCTGTACTGATTTAGTCTTGGTGAAATGGTAATTAACATAGAATGTGATTTCCTTGTGTGCCATGAGTCTTTCTGGATGCAAATAAAAAAGGGTTGAATTGTTCAAAAGGGTAAAGTGTAGTTATGCAGAGCAATGTTCCCTGGGGATTAACAGAAGTTACTTTCTTTCAGAATGAACAGGAAGCTCAAGTTTGAGGTCTTAAACTCCCTTGTAAATTTGAACAAGGTTCTTCTCATTGAAAGGTCTAAAAAACAGACTTTCTACTCCACCATGTGGAATGGTATGGTTTTCTGAGTACTAGTAAAGCTCTAGGCTAGCAGTTTCCCAGACTCTGAGCTGTTACTGGTTAGATAACCATTACTGCATCTTTAGGAGGCCATGAGCCATACATTTTGAAGTGCCGGCAGTCTCTATAGTGGCTCAGCTACCCAGGTGTCAACACTCATTTAACACTTAAGCCTTGTTGCAAGATTGAGTGCTGATAAACTGTCTTTGTTTAATCTAGATTGATAAGATGCTTTGAATAAATCCTTACTTCCAGGTGCAAATGTACTACGATCTAAACTGTATTGGTGTTAACTCCTGTCTAGGTTAAATCAAGATGTCTTCAGGAAAGGCTTTCATTGGCAAACCAGCTCCTGACTTTACTGCCACGGCTGTAATGCCAGATGGACAGTTCAAAGACATCAAACTCTCTGACTACAAAGGTAATTTCATGTACTTCTCTAATTACACAGATAGTCTGGCCATAGGAAGGACTGGAGGGTGTCTGAATGTGCATCTTGGTTTGGCTTTGAAATGATAGTGACCACTTGGCAGTGGACTGAAGATCAGAACTTGTGCAGGGGTTGGTGCGGTATGCTTGGAAGGCTGTCAGCAGCATGACTGAGTGTCCCAGCTGTGATAACTGTTACCAGTGAGCATAAAACTCCTCTAAACTGTTACCTTGCATCAGGCTCATTGCCCTGTATCACAGCGAGACTGGTGTTACATTTCCAGACTGTGGCACAGCAACATCTTCCGTCTCACCTTTGTCAATGGAAAGTAAATTCTTTCATCTAACCACCAAAGTCCCTTTCTCTAGAGTGCTGGCAATATGTTTGCTTTGCCAAAAAACTTTCACTCAAAACAAAGGGAAAGCCTGAAGTAATCAAGTACTCATGTTGATGGCTTTAGAAATACATTTCTAATGATGCTGCAGGCTACATGAGGGTGATGAGTCAGTACAGAGTACTCACCTATTAAAATGTTTCCTTGGCTGGTAGCCTTTGAGGTCTGTGGCATTTCTCTGTTAGGGGTCAGCCATGGGGTCTATTGGTGtggcacacccagagctgtaCTTGGGGCAGACCCAAGAGACAAGCATTCCCTGTTAAATTTGACAGTCTGGGTTTGGGGAGTTCAGTTGGGTGGGGTTTTAAGGTGgttgtttaggttttttcctgtattttggtggggtttgtttattttttcttaaaaatctaACAGATTCACCACTTGTACTGCTTTTCTAGGAAAATATGTTGTGTTCTTCTTCTACCCCCTGGACTTCACTTTTGTCTGTCCAACTGAAATCATTGCCTACAGTGACAGAGCTGATGAATTCAAGAAAATCAACTGTGAAGTGATTGGAGCTTCTGTTGACTCTCACTTCTGTCACCTTGCCTGGTAAGAATCAGCCTTTTAACCCAACAAATTGTTCTGCCTGGCCTCAGTTCTTGCAGGAACTGAGTCCTGGGTGTATTCAAAACATTGGTAAGTATTGGtagtgccaggtgctgctgaACAGAGCTGAGCATACTGGGCATCTGCTCTTTTGTTGCTGCATGGCAGATTGAGTGTGATATTGCATAAAGGATCTGCTTCTCTTGTACCTTGAGCCCTCATTCTGAACTGCTATGTTTCTAACAtgtaaacttttcttcttttaggGTCAACACTCCTAAGAAGCAGGGAGGTTTGGGCACTATGAAAATCCCCCTGGTTTCTGACACAAAACGTGCCATTGCCAAAGACTATGGGGTGCTGAAGGAGGATGAAGGTATTGCATACAGGTAATGTGCCAGAGGTGGAAGAGCTGATAAGTTATGTTGCAATGCATAGAGATGAGCACAGAGCTTGTGTACACTTGAACACCTGCAGCCAGCTAAAGCTATTGGCTGTTGTAGCTGTGAGCTCCTGCAGGCTGTCAGACACTCCTGCAAGGGGAGGTGGTCCCTGGTTCTCTGTGGGGCTTAGGCTTCCTGTGCTTTTAAGTTAAATTCTTCTTCCCTCTGACTGcctgctgctcagtgcaggagtCTCATGCAGGTGAGCTGCAAGCAGTGATAATGCAAGACCTGCATAGTCATGAACATGATTACAGGTATTTAATCTAGTGATCAAAGTGCAGATTAATTAAACCCCAAGTCTTTAGTCTGCTGTTCATAAGAGTTGCCAAGGGAGCTGAGCTTCTGCTAACTCCTAACCTGATGTTGGAGGACTAATGAGCTGTTGCTTGTTGTCTTTTTGAGAACAGTGTAtagtgaattttttttaatgtgagaatgtctctcctggaatttgttttttccttgtgtttctcttccttttttttttcccctactagTATCTTTCTTGAGTAGTATCTTCCTGTGTCAGTGCTCTGACttgcctcctgtccctcctaGTTCCTGTTGGGCTTCCAGCTGCTATTGTTCCATTGCTGTGCATGCACCAAGGTGTTAGTTGCTAGGAAGAGGTCACAGTAAGTGGTACAAATAATGCCATAATCAAATAGTGAACCTGAGGTTTTGAAACTCATGTCAGTCTAATCAGCCTTTCAAAAGCTATGCTTAACTTCAGGgctggtttttgtttgcttttaggGGTCTGTTCATAATTGATGACAAGGGGATCTTGAGGCAGATTACAATCAATGATCTTCCTGTGGGCCGCTCTGTTGATGAAACTCTCAGACTTGTCCAGGCCTTCCAGTTTACAGATAAACATGGAGAAGGTAAGAGTGTTTTGATTTCATGTTTTCTCTAAAGAGCAGTATTAACTAGGCAGATTAAATCAAGGGTCACTGAAAGGTATTAAGTACATGTATCAATCTGTGCACTGCAGGTAATTGTGACTGTTGAAATGCAGCTGGTTCTGTAAATCTGCTTGTTGAAGGACACCATAATGCTTTATCCTATTCCAAGCTGAGATTTCACCTAAATCAATTTGGTGATGGATGTCCTGTCCAGCACATAGAAGTTGCCTCTTTCAATTAGACACAGAACATACTTGAAACAGAAATGAAGAACATTTAGTAACTTAGCCTGTAAGAGTAAGCTTGATGCAGATTCTGCTCTCAGGTTTGGTAGGTTGAGACCATCAATACTAATGTAGTGTTTTATGCAGCCTGTTAGACAAACTATTTAAATTCCTGAAAGTCTACTGATCTTTGTCAATATATAGTGAGGTTAAAATGGATGAGAGTCTCTGTTCCCATAGTTCAGGAGGAATAAGGTGTTTGATACTGCCAGCTTTTCTGCAggtgtgaaagaaaaaaaagacactgCAGATAAAAAGTTAGAACCAAGTTAGAGAAACTCAAAATTGCTATGCAGGTGTTAGTAGTCTTCAGTTGTCATTAACTGATGACATGTGTTGCTGCTGGTACCCACTGTGCTTCAGAAGTGGTAAATCCAGTGGCAGGTTTTATTAAAATGAGCTGCTCTCGTGACTGTGGCATATAAATATGTTATGTGAGG
The genomic region above belongs to Zonotrichia albicollis isolate bZonAlb1 chromosome 8, bZonAlb1.hap1, whole genome shotgun sequence and contains:
- the PRDX1 gene encoding peroxiredoxin-1, encoding MSSGKAFIGKPAPDFTATAVMPDGQFKDIKLSDYKGKYVVFFFYPLDFTFVCPTEIIAYSDRADEFKKINCEVIGASVDSHFCHLAWVNTPKKQGGLGTMKIPLVSDTKRAIAKDYGVLKEDEGIAYRGLFIIDDKGILRQITINDLPVGRSVDETLRLVQAFQFTDKHGEVCPAGWKPGSDTIKPDVQKSKEYFAKQK